Genomic window (Tolypothrix sp. NIES-4075):
ACCCATGATACCACCCTAAAACCCTTAAGATAAGCATACTAAAAAACGGCATTCACTCAGCAAAGTTGACTTGCCAGACTACTAGTAGTCTGGCAAGTCAACTTTGCGGGGTGCGATATCTGGGTATACCCGCCCCATTTTCTTACGTGCATCCTTCGTTTTAAAGCGCCAATTTACACTGGCTTGTTGAGAATTGCGATCGCTTTCCCAAATGGCGATTTCTTGGGATAATGTTTGTACATCAGCAATTCGCCTTTCCAAACACTGACGTGATAAAACGGAAAATTCAATCTCTACTTGATTTAACCAACTACCGTGTTTAGGGGTGTAGTGAAACTCGCGCTTTTTGGACAATCCGACGTGCATATCGACGGTGGAAATACTTCGTACAAAGCCGATGGATTAT
Coding sequences:
- a CDS encoding transposase, which encodes MSKKREFHYTPKHGSWLNQVEIEFSVLSRQCLERRIADVQTLSQEIAIWESDRNSQQASVNWRFKTKDARKKMGRVYPDIAPRKVDLPDY